One Anthonomus grandis grandis chromosome 15, icAntGran1.3, whole genome shotgun sequence DNA segment encodes these proteins:
- the LOC126744955 gene encoding uncharacterized protein LOC126744955, protein MTSVADPENGENFAEKSESEESEEECSYITTRRSIIQVHKGKQEKKPDRLNGEYSYQNTIKQRVIGQPCIDCKMECDRRIAERFRQDNYLHFWGKIKSWEDRRTHVRRLVQVLRVPHPKNKQRKKFLRKYYLEMEDGFTLVCKTMFFNTLAISAKFIETTLQKYPDNVLDEATIKLVNNPTTIPKMFDPTKSSKKSSSKEPKEDGDDSSDSETSDGPVKEEDIPPEGEFLDSKYKQDIKPPCSCIEQCGNKLAEEVRLKIHEHFWTKLKSWEERKLFIINTIERDRYTSVRTFVLPMKDGGHISVCQTMYLNTLSLNEQPIDLLLPKTEPIKPPKRKYNIDHYEEGQRRQFTVIQPKLEQPMNNQLPSPRQKQPFPPTSAYQYPPTAQQFPATSRQIPATSHHLPQQFYSPQPTPFTPPHLNNVTITPRSGMSQVPPLHYPKDITKEVQLHHLPSPQIKRPKLEFTPLKPPCSCAMQCGLKLTDDVRKEIHREFWNLPAQVDKKHFILSTIQVQINKDKITKEQKHEIKHFTLPYQYDTAIVCREMYLNTLTVSEEFVRSTVKNINHDGSIIEDDDQNCNQAQGSSRHVHKRQLMNKQPGPEEKDFINCAALLESQIKEDVQLLSTKTEVRRKSRSSKKMGPPCPPTCRHQCSRKFKEEERQQLHQNFWCEMDWQGRKQFVMNTVKEFPIKNRSIPGRLTKRNFSRIYTLPKDGSASKTSKHNKITVCQKMYFNTLSICSKFVSTVHIWASQVKW, encoded by the exons ATGACGTCGGTCGCGGACCCCGAAAACGGCGAAAACTTCGCCGAGAAAAGTGAGAGCGAAGAATCCGAAGAGGAGTGCTCTTATATCACTACCAGACGGAGTATCATTCAAGTTCATAAAGGGAAACAGGAAAAAAAGCCCGATAGATTAAACGGGGAGTATTCCTACCAAAATACTATTAAACAAAGGGTCATCGGACAGCCGTGCATCGACTGCAAGATGGAATGCGATCGCCGTATAGCCGAACGATTTCGTCAGGACAATTATCTACATTTTTGgggcaaaataaaaagttgGGAAGATCGGAGGACGCACGTGAGACGTCTGGTGCAAGTACTGCGTGTGCCCCATccaaaaaacaaacaaagaaaaaagtTCCTCCGGAAATATTATTTGGAAATGGAGGACGGTTTTACGCTCGTTTGTAAGACAATGTTCTTTAATACCTTGGCCATCAGCGCTAAGTTTATCGAGACCACTTTACAAAAATACCCGGATAATGTCCTAGACGAGGCTACGATCAAGTTAGTGAACAATCCTACAACCATTCCCAAAATGTTCGACCCAACAAAGTCCAGCAAGAAAAGTTCTTCCAAGGAGCCCAAAGAAGACGGGGACGACTCCTCAGATAGTGAAACATCTGACGGTCCTGTTAAAGAAGAAGATATCCCACCGGAGGGGGAGTTTTTGGACTCAAAATACAAACAAGATATTAAGCCACCTTGTTCATGTATTGAACAGTGCGGCAATAAACTAGCTGAGGAGGTGAGATTGAAAATTCACGAGCATTTTTGGACAAAACTTAAGTCTTGGGAAGAAAGGAAACTGTTTATAATTAACACTATTGAGAGGGATCGGTATACTTCAGTTCGTACATTTGTTTTGCCAATGAAAGATGGGGGCCACATTAGTGTTTGCCAG ACGATGTATCTAAATACTCTATCCCTTAACGAGCAACCGATTGATCTACTTCTTCCAAAAACCGAGCCGATCAAACCacctaaaagaaaatacaacatAGACCATTACGAAGAAGGGCAGCGCCGCCAATTTACAGTCATTCAGCCAAAACTAGAGCAGCCAATGAACAATCAACTTCCCTCACCAAGACAAAAACAACCGTTTCCTCCTACCTCTGCTTATCAATATCCACCCACCGCACAGCAATTTCCAGCTACTTCTCGACAAATTCCCGCCACCTCTCATCATTTACCTCAACAATTTTACTCTCCACAACCAACCCCTTTTACGCCACCCCACTTGAACAATGTAACCATCACACCGAGAAGCGGCATGTCCCAAGTGCCGCCCTTGCATTATCCCAAAGACATTACCAAAGAAGTACAATTACATCATTTGCCCTCACCACAAATAAAAAGGCCAAAATTAGAGTTTACACCGTTGAAACCTCCCTGCTCCTGCGCGATGCAATGCGGCTTAAAGTTAACTGATGACGTGCGCAAGGAGATACATAGGGAATTTTGGAATTTGCCTGCCCAAGTCGATAAGAAGCATTTTATATTATCAACTATACAG GTACaaataaacaaagacaaaaTAACCAAAGAGCAAAAACATGAGATCAAACATTTTACTTTGCCGTACCAATATGATACTGCTATAGTGTGTCGAGAAATGTACCTTAACACACTGACGGTGTCAGAGGAGTTCGTAAGGAGCACGGTGAAGAACATTAATCATGACGGGAGTATTATTGAAGATGACGATCAAAATTGCAATCAGGCACAAGGCAGTAGCAGGCATGTCCACAAAAGGCAGCTAATGAA CAAACAACCGGGTCCAGAAGAAAAAGACTTCATCAACTGTGCAGCCCTACTCGAGAGTCAAATCAAAGAAGACGTGCAACTCCTCTCGACCAAAACTGAAGTGCGTCGAAAATCTCGAAGTAGCAAAAAAATGGGACCGCCTTGTCCGCCGACGTGTCGTCACCAGTGCAGCCGTAAATTTAAGGAGGAAGAGAGACAACAGCTGCACCAGAATTTCTGGTGCGAGATGGACTGGCAAGGACGTAAACAGTTCGTCATGAATACCGTAAAGGAGTTTCCGATCAAAAACCGCTCGATACCGGGACGTTTGACCAAGAGGAACTTTTCGAGGATCTACACGTTGCCGAAAGACGGATCCGCATCGAAGACGAGCAAACATAACAAGATCACCGTGTGTCAGAAGATGTACTTTAACACGTTGTCGATTTGTTCCAAGTTCGTGTCGACCGTGCACATTTGGGCCTCGCAGGTTAAATGGTAA